A single genomic interval of Phycisphaerae bacterium harbors:
- a CDS encoding secretin N-terminal domain-containing protein has translation MWYSWLILIAAVGQTAPPESFGPIAKRTIISGDRVTVIPVGEVTDSPTTTRPAAGALRRVGRIPTASRPAASDGSRAGDESVLSPRPARAVPLTVVTKPTTLPSEATASSTPLPLRGPASRPESSVDLDALRRKLQASSAAPTVAARAPAAPAPSAVEIRELGPLSGDTVSIHSTATGELIIEANEEDLKVIEALINLLDAQPPEAEQTVRVFTLQSAQATDVATNIQKLWNEYKKPVSGQIRPEDRLTIIPDPRANLLMVATAIGNLKEVEMMVEALDQSPIGGNVKVVPLPLKHIKAAEAEEAIKNLLKLLQQQRGASKELYTLYADVRTNMLLVSASERDIEQIRQLLDIIDVEPSPETGGVAKVAIVPLKKAVAADLVKALNDMLVSQSDAAKAMKEQIRRLQVVLAKDENQKELKPVDLEKPIKLFAEPGTNSVIIATVEGNIEPLKEIISELDGMPLADEIMLSLFPLEHADAVSLRDDLQKIFDQSQKVTDVPGKEAVKGRTPDTITKGLMAPISLVADKRTNTLIVSGRPEQLLLVQQIVKTVDVDKIANKFPVRMVKLEHSDVRRIREVAQQLADQRQKIAERLGEMAKERESILLIEDIRTNSLIIAANDANFQEIEDLVKKLDGTEDDWLGQIKIINLPDNLTAPDIADKIGELWQRRAKLRQEGGLPADEPVIVSDSRTNSLVIASNMEDFEAIQKLVDQLGQQKLSPMLDIYQVRVQNNDAGKVAETVQDVMDKRLELSTDPNAKEQPSERVYVVADPLTRMLLVVASKRNYEEVVSLVNKLDTPPPVDGIIRVYYVRNIDVAKAEKTITDLFEKGIYKAGVDDKNLPDSMKKVTVIPDVRSSCLIVSASPENYAIVEKVLQEIDRSETPMAQAYARFFDLQHADAVKAAETLKTMLEGLKKSMPGDQADELGFEITPEVRNNRLIVVGTRYAMQRVEEIVPKLDIAPRIPSGITQFYELKEASASQVAKSLTDLFEKQTPKGEQTPITIIPFDASNGLLVTASQDDHIKMQELVGLLDRKTKISDQMEIISLSEAKAEDVVKTLTDLMEQQQRDREGGYTVAAEPRTNSVAVWATPDLMVQIKEILRKIDLAGPIDTRSMRVFKLHSAKAEDLAKLLDDFFKNAGAGGSDGKNVRKMIIDFVAHRNPDSGEEITQKLVHQDVTIVPDPYTNSLLVLAPAGSIDMMRMLVEMLDSIEPQTISLRVFELLNADAEEMRDLLEGLFKTQGGGSSGSAPQITLGEGAAAGLAAAAGVSGTGGVLEVEFAVDKRTNTLIAAGSPAHLRIVESLVLQLDYRELDERIAKVVQLRNTRASEVAKTLTEYFDQESELMEKAFGEEASQRRFQRQVIITEAATGQIAADESGGSSNKKESNLLLVSCSPRMESLVYRMINELDQPIPQVMIQMLMAEVTVDNSFDLGMEFAAQDLLFSETATLNANTGLPQGGDYDIVFGTDLGVAAGGGFSFTVTGEDFSFLLRALQGEGRTEILARPSIMVQDGQAAFISIGDQVPIVKSASVSQGVVIPTVDYVDATVKLTVTPIINPDNFVNMYIKPEIKNVSASSQDLGNGIKAPIINTREAETSVTIKDGETIIIGGLIKGKRDDTESKVPIVGDIPILGSLFRSTTKRDTKTELLIILTPRVMRAVEDARKLSVEMRDQTGIIDDRIRTNPLMQGLQVKPTDVEGLQTPAQTRPADHEAGEDELFGPEIDEYGPAASSVRTGPVPAVAIQPPVTVSGKARR, from the coding sequence ATGTGGTATTCATGGCTGATTCTGATAGCGGCAGTCGGGCAGACCGCGCCCCCGGAATCATTCGGACCCATAGCGAAGAGAACGATCATCAGCGGTGACCGTGTGACGGTGATCCCGGTGGGAGAGGTGACGGATTCACCGACTACGACTCGACCGGCCGCAGGCGCGCTGCGCAGGGTCGGCAGGATTCCCACCGCTTCCCGACCGGCGGCATCGGACGGGTCGCGCGCGGGCGATGAATCTGTGCTCTCGCCCAGGCCCGCCAGAGCCGTGCCGTTGACGGTTGTCACCAAGCCGACGACCCTGCCGTCGGAGGCGACTGCCTCATCGACGCCGCTGCCGCTCCGCGGGCCCGCAAGTCGGCCTGAGTCTTCCGTCGATCTCGACGCGCTTCGCAGAAAGCTTCAGGCCTCGTCCGCAGCCCCCACCGTCGCCGCGCGTGCCCCGGCCGCGCCTGCTCCGTCGGCCGTCGAGATTCGGGAATTGGGCCCGCTCTCCGGCGACACGGTAAGCATCCACTCGACCGCCACCGGCGAGCTTATCATTGAGGCCAACGAGGAAGACCTCAAAGTGATCGAGGCCTTGATCAATCTGCTTGACGCCCAGCCGCCCGAGGCGGAGCAGACGGTCAGGGTTTTTACTCTGCAGTCGGCACAGGCCACCGATGTGGCGACGAACATCCAGAAACTCTGGAATGAATACAAGAAACCGGTCTCCGGCCAGATTCGCCCGGAGGATCGGCTGACGATTATTCCCGACCCCCGGGCAAACCTGTTGATGGTCGCCACGGCGATCGGCAACCTCAAAGAGGTTGAGATGATGGTCGAGGCGCTGGATCAATCTCCGATCGGCGGGAACGTGAAGGTCGTGCCGCTGCCCCTGAAACACATCAAGGCGGCCGAGGCCGAGGAGGCCATCAAAAACCTGCTGAAACTCCTGCAGCAGCAGCGCGGCGCATCGAAGGAATTGTATACCCTTTATGCCGATGTGCGCACCAATATGTTGCTCGTGTCGGCGTCGGAGCGAGACATCGAACAGATCAGGCAGCTTCTGGACATCATCGACGTGGAGCCAAGCCCCGAGACCGGCGGCGTTGCGAAGGTTGCCATCGTGCCGCTCAAGAAGGCCGTGGCCGCCGACCTGGTCAAAGCCCTCAACGATATGCTCGTCTCGCAGAGCGACGCGGCGAAGGCGATGAAGGAGCAGATCCGCCGCCTGCAGGTTGTCCTTGCGAAAGATGAGAACCAGAAGGAACTGAAGCCGGTTGATCTCGAAAAGCCGATCAAGCTGTTCGCCGAGCCCGGCACCAATTCGGTGATCATTGCCACGGTTGAGGGCAACATCGAGCCGTTGAAAGAAATCATCTCGGAGCTCGACGGTATGCCGCTGGCGGACGAGATCATGCTCAGCCTTTTCCCGCTCGAGCACGCTGACGCGGTGAGCCTGCGGGACGACTTGCAGAAGATTTTCGACCAGAGCCAGAAAGTGACCGACGTCCCCGGCAAAGAGGCGGTGAAAGGCCGCACCCCCGACACCATCACCAAGGGCCTGATGGCTCCGATCAGCCTGGTGGCCGACAAGCGGACCAATACCCTGATCGTCTCGGGCCGGCCCGAGCAGCTTCTGCTGGTCCAGCAGATCGTGAAGACGGTCGATGTGGACAAGATTGCCAACAAGTTCCCGGTTCGCATGGTCAAGCTGGAGCATTCCGACGTTCGCCGGATTCGCGAGGTGGCTCAGCAACTGGCCGACCAGCGGCAGAAAATCGCCGAGCGGCTGGGTGAAATGGCCAAGGAGCGGGAGAGCATTCTGCTGATTGAGGACATCCGGACCAACAGCCTGATCATCGCGGCCAACGACGCGAACTTCCAGGAGATCGAAGACCTGGTCAAGAAGCTCGACGGCACCGAGGATGACTGGCTGGGCCAGATCAAGATCATCAACCTGCCCGATAACCTGACTGCGCCGGACATCGCCGACAAAATCGGGGAATTGTGGCAGCGGCGCGCCAAGCTCCGCCAGGAGGGCGGCTTGCCGGCCGACGAGCCGGTGATCGTGTCCGATTCGCGGACCAACTCGCTGGTCATCGCGTCGAACATGGAGGACTTCGAGGCCATCCAGAAGCTCGTGGACCAGCTCGGGCAGCAGAAGCTGTCGCCGATGCTCGACATCTACCAGGTGCGGGTGCAGAACAATGACGCCGGCAAGGTGGCCGAGACGGTGCAGGACGTCATGGACAAGCGTCTCGAGCTGAGCACCGACCCGAACGCCAAGGAGCAGCCCTCGGAACGGGTCTACGTGGTCGCCGACCCGCTGACGCGAATGCTGCTGGTGGTTGCATCCAAGCGCAATTACGAAGAGGTCGTCTCGCTGGTCAACAAGCTGGACACTCCGCCGCCGGTCGACGGCATCATCCGCGTCTATTACGTCCGGAACATCGACGTGGCCAAGGCTGAAAAGACCATCACCGACCTGTTCGAGAAGGGAATCTACAAGGCGGGTGTCGACGACAAGAACCTGCCCGACTCGATGAAGAAGGTCACCGTCATTCCCGACGTTCGCAGCAGTTGCCTGATCGTGAGCGCCAGCCCCGAGAACTACGCGATCGTCGAGAAGGTGTTGCAGGAAATCGACCGTTCGGAGACGCCGATGGCTCAGGCATACGCCCGGTTTTTCGATCTGCAGCATGCCGATGCCGTGAAGGCCGCGGAAACGCTGAAGACGATGCTCGAGGGGTTGAAGAAGAGCATGCCCGGCGACCAGGCCGATGAACTGGGCTTCGAGATCACGCCTGAGGTCCGCAACAACCGGCTGATCGTCGTGGGCACGCGCTACGCGATGCAACGGGTCGAGGAAATCGTGCCGAAGCTCGACATCGCGCCTCGAATTCCCAGCGGGATCACGCAGTTTTATGAGCTCAAGGAAGCCTCGGCGAGCCAGGTTGCAAAGAGCCTGACCGACCTCTTTGAGAAACAGACGCCAAAGGGCGAACAGACACCGATCACCATCATTCCCTTCGACGCCTCCAACGGCCTGCTGGTGACCGCCTCCCAGGACGATCACATCAAAATGCAGGAACTGGTCGGTCTGCTGGACCGCAAGACGAAGATCTCCGACCAGATGGAGATCATCTCGCTGAGTGAAGCAAAGGCCGAGGACGTCGTTAAGACGCTGACCGACCTGATGGAACAGCAGCAACGGGATCGCGAGGGCGGTTATACGGTGGCAGCCGAACCGAGGACCAACTCGGTGGCCGTCTGGGCCACGCCCGACCTCATGGTCCAGATCAAGGAGATCCTGAGAAAGATCGACCTTGCCGGTCCGATCGACACTCGCTCCATGCGGGTATTCAAGCTCCACAGCGCCAAGGCTGAGGATCTGGCCAAACTCCTCGATGATTTCTTCAAGAACGCCGGCGCGGGCGGCAGCGACGGGAAGAACGTTCGGAAGATGATCATTGATTTCGTCGCCCATCGAAATCCCGATTCGGGCGAGGAAATCACCCAGAAACTGGTTCACCAGGACGTGACCATCGTGCCCGATCCCTACACCAACTCGCTGCTGGTGCTGGCTCCGGCCGGCAGCATCGACATGATGCGCATGCTGGTCGAGATGCTCGACAGCATCGAGCCGCAGACGATTTCGCTGCGGGTCTTCGAGTTGCTCAACGCCGACGCGGAGGAAATGAGGGACTTGCTCGAGGGCCTGTTCAAGACGCAGGGCGGGGGCAGCAGCGGTTCGGCCCCGCAGATCACGCTCGGCGAGGGAGCAGCGGCCGGTCTGGCCGCGGCCGCCGGTGTGAGCGGCACGGGCGGCGTCCTGGAGGTGGAGTTTGCCGTCGACAAACGGACCAACACGCTGATCGCCGCCGGAAGCCCGGCGCACTTGCGCATCGTGGAGTCGCTGGTGCTCCAGCTCGATTACAGGGAACTGGACGAGCGCATCGCCAAGGTGGTTCAGTTGCGAAATACCAGGGCCTCCGAGGTCGCCAAGACTCTGACCGAGTACTTCGATCAGGAAAGCGAGTTGATGGAAAAGGCTTTCGGCGAGGAGGCCAGCCAGCGGCGATTCCAGCGGCAGGTCATCATCACCGAGGCCGCCACCGGACAGATCGCCGCCGACGAGAGCGGCGGCAGCAGCAACAAGAAAGAGTCGAACCTGCTGCTGGTGAGCTGTAGTCCGCGAATGGAATCGCTGGTCTACCGCATGATCAACGAGCTGGATCAGCCGATCCCGCAAGTGATGATCCAGATGTTGATGGCCGAGGTGACCGTGGATAACAGCTTCGACCTTGGCATGGAGTTCGCCGCCCAGGACCTGCTGTTCAGCGAAACGGCCACGCTCAACGCGAACACGGGTCTGCCTCAGGGGGGCGATTACGATATCGTATTCGGAACCGACCTCGGAGTGGCCGCCGGCGGCGGCTTCAGCTTCACCGTCACGGGAGAGGACTTCAGCTTCCTTCTTCGGGCGCTACAGGGTGAGGGTCGGACGGAAATCCTGGCCCGGCCGTCAATCATGGTACAGGACGGTCAGGCGGCATTTATCTCGATCGGCGACCAAGTGCCCATCGTCAAGAGCGCCAGCGTGAGTCAAGGCGTTGTCATCCCGACGGTGGATTACGTCGATGCGACCGTCAAGCTGACCGTGACGCCGATTATCAACCCCGACAATTTCGTGAATATGTATATCAAGCCCGAGATCAAGAACGTCAGCGCATCCAGCCAGGACCTGGGCAACGGCATCAAGGCCCCGATCATCAATACACGAGAAGCTGAAACCTCCGTAACGATCAAGGACGGGGAGACCATCATCATCGGCGGCCTGATCAAGGGGAAGCGAGACGACACCGAGTCGAAGGTGCCGATTGTGGGCGATATTCCGATTCTTGGGAGCCTGTTCCGCTCGACCACCAAGCGGGACACCAAGACCGAGTTGCTGATCATCCTGACGCCGCGGGTGATGCGGGCGGTCGAGGATGCCCGCAAGCTGTCCGTCGAGATGCGCGACCAGACGGGGATCATAGACGATCGAATCCGGACCAACCCGCTCATGCAGGGACTCCAGGTCAAGCCGACCGATGTTGAAGGCCTACAAACGCCGGCCCAGACGCGTCCGGCGGACCATGAGGCCGGAGAGGACGAACTCTTCGGACCGGAGATCGACGAGTACGGCCCCGCCGCCAGCAGCGTCCGAACCGGCCCGGTGCCGGCAGTCGCCATCCAGCCGCCCGTAACGGTTTCGGGAAAAGCTCGGCGGTGA
- a CDS encoding dockerin type I domain-containing protein — translation MVRQCPGEEDRLQVHVPQELVNEMRKIYPSGGPVPAQLDEAILAAARVRIATRRRAWIVLRRVSIAVTAAAAAIGLAVWIGQGGLKSTPSPEMMIAAVTPAGPKDIDRNGRVDILDAFILARHLDERLGTTADTSGADALVGPQDSAASARKASGRGEARPSDWDVNGDGVIDQGDVDAVAMAAVSLKGGAS, via the coding sequence ATGGTCAGACAATGTCCAGGCGAAGAAGATCGATTGCAGGTTCATGTTCCACAAGAACTTGTGAACGAAATGCGGAAGATTTATCCTTCAGGGGGGCCTGTACCCGCGCAGCTTGACGAGGCCATTCTCGCCGCCGCCCGGGTCAGGATTGCCACTCGACGACGAGCTTGGATCGTGTTGCGGCGCGTCTCCATAGCGGTAACGGCGGCGGCTGCGGCCATCGGTCTGGCGGTCTGGATCGGCCAGGGCGGCCTGAAGTCCACCCCCTCACCCGAGATGATGATTGCCGCTGTAACCCCCGCCGGCCCCAAAGACATCGACCGCAACGGCCGGGTCGACATCCTTGACGCTTTCATCCTCGCCCGCCACCTCGACGAAAGGCTCGGAACCACGGCCGACACCAGTGGGGCCGACGCCCTCGTCGGCCCGCAGGACAGCGCGGCATCGGCAAGAAAGGCTTCTGGACGGGGCGAGGCCAGACCGTCCGACTGGGACGTAAACGGGGATGGGGTCATCGACCAAGGGGACGTCGATGCCGTGGCCATGGCGGCAGTCAGCCTGAAGGGAGGAGCGTCATGA